The DNA sequence TGTCTTAATGAGAtaaatttgagttttatttttgcgaaaataaaaatcttttttatgtcaatataatatataatataacgtaaaaaatgtgttaaaacaaTCAACTTTTAACATTATGACGCGACATTGATCTGTtacacagacagatagacagacagacagacagacagacagacagacagagagacagagagagagatgaaataTCAGGATCTTATTTCATGAAGAAATGCAGAGTATCCGAGAGAATGTTGCTCTGTAAGAAAACCCTGTGGCTCTGTCAGCTCTTCCAgttgtgctgcagtgtttgctCCCTGGAGACGAACGAGGGGAACAAGTCATCAATCTGATGGTGACTGTGATATTCAGAGAGGAGCCTTCCTCCAAACCTGCTCTGTAACAGTTCATCGTCCACACCGTCGCTCACATTCATCTGAAGTTCGTAACATCCACGACACCcacacaggaaaaacacacgaGCCACAAACCACCAGAACATGTATCTGTGCGGacgcagaggaggcagagagcagcagctgctccagagAAACTGGAAGTCTTTCCACTacttaaatacagatttattgATGCATTAGAGAAACTGGGTTGTGGTCGTTAACTTTTCATTTAATGATTTTACATGAAACTACATCAAGACAAAATCGTTTATGTTGATGATTTCTGGATGAATTTCTCACTAGTTTCCTCTGAGGCGTCGATGCAGGAGGTTAatgttagaaaaagaaaaaaggaaatgttgcCACGTTGTCAAAAAGAAACTGACTTCCTcctattggctacactgcccccgAGGGTTTCCGGTGGTACTGCTCTGTTGCGTCTGTTTTCAGAAACGTACAGAGACTTCAAACagaatcaaaaagaaaaaccacgTGATGTCATCCTTGATTTCCAGAGTGAGCCGTCACGTTTCTTCAACACGCAGCTTCATCGAATGGCCACTAGTCCCAGCAGCGCCCAGCCGTCCAGCAGCATGGAGGAGACACAGCAGCCCGAGCAGCCAATCAGCACGCAGCCAGATGGCGGCGAGGCAGACCACGCCCCCGTGACCTCTCAACCAGCTGAGCAGGGAGCCGCCTCCTCAACGACAGAGGAGataacagaggagggaggagccaTGGAGCACCTGACTGTGATCAGCGACAACATGGAGACCAgtaataaaatgtcttttcttcttctcttccttcaaATGACGATAAAGAGAAACGTTCACGACGTCAGATTCTCTGATCAAAGTGTTTGAACATAAATCTGAGTCAGAGcctgtaaatgaaaataaaaggttgAAAGTTGCAGCAGCTCTGAGACGTTTGAATTCAAATGAACTCAACCGTCcctcgttcttcttcttctcctccaggtaACGGAATCGCTCCAGCGATGGTCGACTCCTCTCCCACAGCGTCCTCTGTGTCGCCCATGCTGCACGCCAAGCCGGGCGGCCACGCCAACGGTCGCCCTGGCTTGGGCAGCCGGTCCGGCTCGTTAGCGGCGGGCTCGCCCAGGCCCTCGCTCACCCGCCAGCCCAGCGGCATCATAGAGGGCGCTGTGGACGGGTCCAAGCCGCGGGATTACCTGATCCTGGCCATCCTGTCCTGCTTCTGCCCCCTGTGGCCAATCAACATCGTAGCACTCACCTTCTCTGTGATGGTACCAGTGTGGAGggatcacacaaacacacacaacacaacacaacacaacacacaacacaacacacacacacacacacacacacacacacacacacacacacacacacacacacacacacacacacacacacacacacacaaacaaacagtcgCCCCCTTTTTTACAAAGTTATAGAAGaatttctctttttgttgtgACTAAACCTGTAAAAATGATAATATTGATTAGAGAAGCATTAAGGTTATAGATTActattcatcatcattttatttattttcttgttttctgtttgttactTTTAGTCACGTgtcagattattttattttttcgtCTCAGTCCAGAAACAGTCTGCAGCAGGGAAACGTGGACGGGGCTCGTCGTCTGGGCCGTAACGCCATGATCCTGTCGGTGGTGTCCATCTTGGGAGGAATCGCCATCATTGCGGCAGCCATCGCCCTCAACTGGGGCTGTAAGGAACTGCAGGCTCTTTTACTTCTTCAACCCTAATTAATTAAGTTTATTCAACTTAAATTCAGCAAGTGAAATTATTCCAGAATCTTAAAGTTAGAGCTACTTAATAATCTGATTGATTTCTGTTG is a window from the Hippoglossus hippoglossus isolate fHipHip1 chromosome 8, fHipHip1.pri, whole genome shotgun sequence genome containing:
- the LOC117766031 gene encoding trafficking regulator of GLUT4 1 encodes the protein MATSPSSAQPSSSMEETQQPEQPISTQPDGGEADHAPVTSQPAEQGAASSTTEEITEEGGAMEHLTVISDNMETSNGIAPAMVDSSPTASSVSPMLHAKPGGHANGRPGLGSRSGSLAAGSPRPSLTRQPSGIIEGAVDGSKPRDYLILAILSCFCPLWPINIVALTFSVMSRNSLQQGNVDGARRLGRNAMILSVVSILGGIAIIAAAIALNWGLILKS